A window of Stenotrophomonas indicatrix genomic DNA:
TTCGCGATGTGGATCTTCACCACGCGCGCAGTGGCCGGCATGCATTTCGGTTCCACCGACGTCGAATCGGCGGCCTACAACGAAGGTGCCAACTGGGTGGGCGTGCTGTTCGGTGCCTACAACGGTTTCGCCGCACTGGCCGCGCTGCTGATCCCGCCGATGGTGCGGGCGATCGGCCTGCGCTGGAGCCACCTGGTCAACCTGTGGCTGGGTGGGGCAGGGCTGATCTCGATGATGTTCATCGACGATCCGCAGTGGCTGCTGCTGTCGATGGTCGGCGTCGGCTTTGCCTGGGCCTCGATCCTGTCGCTGCCCTATGCGCTGCTGTCGGACAGCGTCCCGGCGGCGAAGATGGGCGTGTACATGGGCATCTTCAATTTCTTCATCGTGATCCCGCAACTGGTCGCGGCCAGCGCGCTCGGTTTCGCCCTGCGCGCATGGCTGGGGGGCCAGCCGATGCATGTCCTGGTGCTGGGTGGCTGCAGTCTGTTGATTGCCGGTCTGTGCGTGTTGCGGGTTCCGTCCCGTCCGGAGGTGGTGTGATGCGTGGTGCCCTGTCTGCTGCTGTATCCCTTGTGCTGTTCGCTGGCCATGCTTCGGCTGCGCCACGCCCGGCCTATGTTGGTACCACCGAGCCGTTCGCCAGTGACGCGGTGTACTTCGTGGTCACCGACCGCTTCGTCAACGGCGATCCGTCCAACGACCATCGCGACCAGGGCGGCAAGCACCGTAACTTCGATATTCCGGTGCCATGCCCGGACAAGGTGGACGGCAACATCGGCTATCTCGGTGGCGATTTCCGTGGTGTGCTCGACAATGCCGACTACATCCGCAACCTCGGTTTCGGCGCGGTGTGGATCACCCCCATCGTCGACAACCCGGACGAAGCCTTCACCGGCAGCAAGCCGATCAGCTGTACCAGCACCCTGACCGACCGTGGCAAGACCGGCTATCACGGCTACTGGGGCATCAACTTCTACACGCTGGACGAGCACCTGCCGAGCAGGGACCTGGATTTTGCCGGGTTGACCAAGGGCCTGCACGGCGCCGGCCTGAAGGTGGTGCTGGACATCGTCGGCAACCATGGATCGCCGGCCTGGACCATGCCCAAGCGGCAGCCGCAGTTCGGCCAGATCTTCGACAAGGACGGCAGGTTGATTGCCGACCACCAGAACCTGCCGCCACAGAAGCTGGACCCGAAACACAATCCGCTGCACGCGTTCTACAACAACATCGGTCCGGTCGACAGCAAGGACGGCTCGATCTTCGATGGCAACCTGGCCGAGCTGAGCGACTTCAACCAGGCCAACCCGGCAGTGATGGACTACCTGGTGGGGGCGTACCTGCAGTGGACCGCGCAAGGTGTGGATGCGCTGCGCATCGATACCATCGGCTGGCTGCCGCATCCGTGGTGGCACGAGTTCGTCAACCGTATCCGCGCGCAGCACCCGGGCATGTTCATGTTCGGCGAAGCGTTCGACTACAACGCGGCCAGCATCGCCGAACACACCTGGCCGGCCAACGCCAATGTCAGCGTGCTCGACTTCCCGCTGCGCGGCGCGCTGGAGCAGGCCTTCGGCAGCGCCGGCAAGGGCTTTGAAACGCTGGCTGAGCCGCTGCACCTGACCGGTGGCCCGTACGCCAACCCGTACGAGCTGATGAGTTTCTACGACAACCACGACATGCCGCGCCTGCAGGCCAGCGACAGCGGCTTCATCGACGCGCACAACTGGTTGTTCACCGCGCGCGGCATTCCGGTGGTCTATTACGGATCGGAAACCGGCTTCATGCGCGGCCGTGCGGAGCACGCCGGCAACCGTGCCTACTTCGGCCAGCCGCGGGTGGATGCAGCCCCGCAGAGCCCGATCTTCGCCCCGCTGCAGCGCATCGCCAAGCTGCGCGAGAGTACGCCGGCGTTGCAGCGCGGCCTGCAGGTGAACGAACGTCTGCAGGGCGATGAAGCGGTGTTCTTCCGTGTGCTGCAGCATGGCGACGTGGCGCAGACCGCGCTGGTGCTGCTGAACAAGGGCGATGCCACGAAGACCTTCAGCGTGGACCGCTACCTGCAGCCCGGCCTCTGGCGCGACGCGCTGGACGGTGGTCAGGTGACGGTGAAGGGCAGCCTGAAGGCGGAGGTGCCGGCGCACGGGGTGAAGGTGTTTGTGCTGGATGCGGACGTGCAGCAGCCGGCCCTGCAGGCCGAACTGGACAAGGCCATGGCAGACCAGCTGGCGCGCGACCAGCGACTGAAGCGCTGACCGCGCAGTGACCAGCGGAAACGGTAGTGCCGGCCGCTGGCCGGCAGCCTCTTCGTCGTTGGACCCAGTGCAGTTGCCGGCCAGCGGCCGGCACTACCTGGTGTGGCGGCATCCGGCACAATAGGCACCCCCTGATGCCGCGCTCGTACTGCCATGACCGACCTTGCCCCGCAGACTCCCATCGAAACCCTGCTCAAGGCCGCGATGGACGGAACAGTGCCGATCCGGGCATTCATGGAGGCCTTCGTTGCTTCCCAGGTGGTGCTGCTGACGGGCAGCCTGGTCACGCCCGATGGGAGTGGCTTCGATCCGCTGCTGTTCGACAAGCAGGGCACCCTGCACGTGGCCGTGTTCACCGATCCGGCGCGGGTGGGCATCTACAGCCAGCAGGCCGAGCATCAGGTCCGCTGGCTGATGCTGGACGTGCTGCGCCGCGTGCCGGGCGGCTACGGCGTGGTGATCAACCCGGGCACTACGCTGGGCTTCGAGATCTCGCCCAGCGGCGTCGGTGAGATCCTGAAGGACTTCTCGCAGGGCTGAGGTGCATATCGCCGGGGAGCCGATCCCATGCACGGTTGGATTGATTGCAACGATTTGCAGTGACTGCAGGGGTGAAGCATGCTTTCCTGAAGGACGATCAGGACAGCGAGGTTACCCATGGAGTTCAGGATGCTGGCGCCGGCAGCGCCGGCAGCGCCGGAGTGCGAGCAGCTGGCGCAGTGGTATCACGCGCAGTGGGGAAAGGATGCAGGCTTCACTCTGGAAGATGAGCGTCTGCGGCTGCGCAAGCCCAAGGACGCGCAGGGATTCCCGCATCTGCTGGCGGCAATCGACGATGGGCAGGTGGTCGGTGCCGTGCAGCTCAAGCGCGGTGAGATGCCCGGTTTTCCCGAGTATGAGCACTGGCTGGGAAGCGTGTATGTGGCCGACAGCCAACGCGGGCGAGGGTTGGCCAGCACGCTTGTCGAACACGCAGTGAAGCAGGCCCGGTCGATGGGCATATCGCAGCTCTACCTGCAGACCGAGTCGCTGGACGGTGGTCTGTATGCGCGATTGGGGTGGAAGCCCGTTGTCGAGTCCGACACGCGTGGCTTCCCGGTGCTGGTGATGGTCCGCGGGTTGAGCGCATGAGCACCGCCTCGGCCCGCCATTCCCGTCTTGCCCTGGTCTTCCTGATCGGCGCCATCGTCGCAGCCCTCATCGCCGCGCCATTGCTGAGCGCGGTCGGCATCGTGCAGTGGCCGGTGTTCGTCATCGCCTGGCTGATCAATCTTGGCGCGGCCTGGCATCTGGGCGTTTGGGCAGGGCTGCAGGGCCGTTCGGAGTTTGCCTTCATGTTGCTGGCTGCACTCGGCACCGTGGCGTCGATCGTGATCTACGTGCTGCTGGCGGTGCTGGGGCCGAAGGCCGGTTCGCAGGGCCCCGCAGCGTAGCCCAGGGCGTCAACCGGGCAGTACGGCATCCACGCCGCGCATGGATGCATTCCAGTAGATCCACGCCATGCGTGGATGCATCCAGTAGATCCACGCCATGCGTGGATGCCGTACGAGATCGGTGCCGGCCCGAAGGCCGGCACCGCCACTCACATCACATCGTCACCTTGCGCCGGTTGTCTTCGCTCACCCGGTCGATCAGCTTGTTGTACGGATCGAAACCGGCCTCGTCCGGCTTGGCATCCACCGTCACCGTGATCGTCGGCGCTGCCGTGGTAATGTGATGGCGCTGCAGGTACAGCACCTTCTGGTCGCGTTCCTTGCCCGAGGGACCGTTGGCGAACACGCCGATCTCGACCCAGTCGTCCAGCGCGGCCGGCGTTTCCTTGCCCTGGCCATCGGCATGGACCTTGGCGGCGTGCAGCTTCAGGGTGACGTCGTAGCGGCCATCGGTACGCTTGCGCGCGCTGGCGGTCTCCAGCCGGTTGTCGTACAGCGTGATCTTCTCGAACAGATCGCTCAGCAGCTGCTGGCGGTCGGCCGGGGTCTCCGCACGCAGGTAGTCCAGCAGCTCCCGCGAGGTGGTGTACGGCGGCTGCTGGTAGCCCTTGTCCTGCAGGAAGCGCTGCAGGGCGCGGTTCAGCGCCTGTTCGCCGATTTCCTCACGCAGGCGGTAGAACACCAGCGAACCCTTGCGATAGTGGATGTACTGCTGGTTCTCCACCCGTTCCAGCGGCAGTTCCTCGATGCGCTCGCCGCCCCGGCCGGCCAGGTAGCGGTCCAGTTCGGTCTTCAGGAACTGGCGCATGTGCGCGCGGCCGTACTCCTTTTCCATCACCATCAGCGCCGAATACTGCGACAGCGATTCGGACAGTACCGTGGCGCCCTGCACGTTGGCACCGATCACCTGGTGCGCCCACCACTGGTGTGCGATCTCATGCGCGGTGACGTAGAACACGTAGTCCACCTTGTCCGGGTCACGCAGGTCGGCGATGAAGCCGATCGACTCGGAGTAGGGGATGGTGTTGGCGAAGGACTGGGCAAAGCTCTGGTAGCCCGGGAACTCGATGATGCGCACCTGGCGGTGCTGGTAGGGCGTGAAGTTCGCCTCGTAGTAGGCCAGCGACTTCTGCACCGCTTCGATCATGCGGTCCACGTTGTAGGCATGGGCCGGGTCGAAGTACACCTCGATCGGAATGTCCTTGTACATGGCCTTCTTCACCTGCCAGCGCGCCGACAGATAGGCGTAGAAGTTGAGCATGGGCCGGTCCATCGCATAGCTGAAGCAGCGGCGGCCGTTCACGGTGGTCTCGTGCTGCAGGTAGCCCGGGGCCAGCGCGACCTGGTCCGGTGCGGTGCAGATGGTGGTACGGAAGTCCAGCCAGTCGGCGTCGTCGGAGATGTAGGTGTTGGCACGTGCTGCTTCATCCTCCAGCTTCGGCATGCGGGTCGGCTCACCCAGCCCGCGCTTGCGCCGTTCGTTGCGGTCCTCCAGCTCGCCGCGCGGGTCGTAGCCGAATGACGGCAGCAGGGTGCTGTTGAAGAACGTGCCGTTGTCCACGATGTTGCTGGGTGCCTGGCCGGCGGTGATGCCCTTGGGTCGTTGTTCGACGCGGAAATGCACCTGGCGCTGCTCGCCGGGTTGCAATGGCGTGGCCAGGCGGTAGATGCGGTAACCCAGGTCGACATCATGGAAGGCCAGGGTCTGCCCGCCCAGGTCGACCTTGACCAGATTGCGGTCATCGCCCATCGCGATGTGGATGTCACTGATCGGGGCAGCGTGGGTGTTGCGCACCGTCCAGTCGGCATCGATGACCATCGACTGGGTTTCCGGATGCAGGTCCACGCGGTTGTCGACGGCGATGATGCGCGGTTGCGGCAGGTTCCTGTACTTGGACAGCTCGCGCTCGTAGCGCACCTGCAGGTCGCGCTGCTGGTCGGGAGACAGGAATTCATTGCGGATGTTGGTGCTCCAGTACAACCATCCGCCGAGCGCGACAAAGCCGAGCAGGGATACGGCAAAGCCCGCGCCGGTAGGACCGCGCAGGCGGCGTGCCGCCAGCTTCAACCGGTCACGCGCACTGGCGCCGACGCCGCGCACCCAGAACGCGGAGGCAAGGAACAGCAGCGCGGCCAGCAGCAGGCCCCAATAGGCCTGGAAGACCAGCTGCCCAGGCAGGAAGTGGCCGTATCCGTTCATGTCCGAGTACGGGGCGTTGGGCCAGTTGCCGAAGTTGTACAGGTTCTGTGTGTAGTCCAGCAGGCCCAGCGCGACCTGCGCGATCATCACCACGATCAACAGCGCGTAGCCGAAGAACTTGTTGTTGGTCAGGACCTGCAGGACCAGCGCCATGCCGCCCATCAGCACATAGAACACCGAACCGAGGGCCAGCACCTTCAGGTACAGCAGCGGCTCCAGGTGGGTGTAGCCCTGCACCAGCTGCATGGCCATCGACACCACCGCACCGATGGCCTGGAAGCAGGCGACGATCACCACCAGGGTGGTCAGCCGGGCCAGCAGCGGTACCCAGTTGGGTACGGGCATGGCGTCGTTGACTTCGTTCAAGCGGACCGCGCGCTCCTTCCAGACCAGTTCGCCGGAATAGAACAGCACGATGATCACCAGCAGCCAGCTGTAGGCGCCCTGCAGGGCCGACAGCATTTCGGTGGTGACCGGCCAGATCGGCGTGCCATAGACCGCGCTCTGGTGCAGGGCGGCGGGGATGAAGTTTGCCAGGCCCAGCACCAGCAGCACGATGAACGGCACCCCGCGCAGGACGCCGAGGGTGTCAAAGCGCACCTGGCGCACGAACTGGTGCCAGCCGGTTGCCGCGCTGAAGCGGGGGCGCACGCGCGGCGCGGTGATCGCCGCCGGTCGCGGCGCATCGGCGCTGGCCACGGCCTGGCGACGGCCCCAACGCCTGCGCCCACTGCCGGTACGCTCGGTGCGGAACAGAGCGAAGGTGGCGGCGAACAAGACGGCGGCCACCCCCAGCCACAGGGCACGGTTGGCCAGCAGGTAGCCCGCCACCTCGGGCAGGCGGGTGTTGCTCTGCTCGGCGGCCCAGTAGCGGACCGTGCGGCCGAGCGCGCGCATGCCCAGTGGCTCGGTCAGCGTGGCGACCCAGACGTTGTCGATATCGCTCAGCAGCGAGGCACTCACGCCATACAGCACGAAGTAGCCGACCAGGCCGATGTAGACCCACAGGATCGAGCGCGTCAGCGCCGCCAGCAGCGACAGCAGGGCGGTGGTGAACAACACGTTGGGCAGCACGATCCAAGTGAAGGTCCAGGCATAGCTGGCCAGCGAAACCGGGCCGACGCGGGCCTTGTCCATCCAGGGCATGAACGGCCCCAGGAAGATGCCCAGCGCGATGATCAGGTAGACCACCAGGCTGGCGCAGATCGCTGCCAGGATGCGTCCGGCCAGGTAGTCGCGGCGCTTGATCGGGCTTGCGAAGATCAGCTCCGAGGTGCCCAGCTCGAAGTCGCGCAGCAGTGCATTGCTGATGAACAGCGTGGACACCAGCATGCCCATCATGGTGAAGATGCCCATGAAGCGCGCGATGACGATCGGCGCATTGCTGTGCACGTTGTTGACGCCGCCGCCGATCTGTACGGCTTCGGAGGAGGCGGCGGCGAAGGCCAGCGCGGCGAACAGGAACGCCAGCAGCCACAGCAGCGGCGAACGCAGCTGCTCGCGCAGCTCGAAGCGGAAGAAGGTGAGGATCATGGTGTGCTCCGCTCAGGCTGCACGGGCACGCGCCTGCAGGCGCAGGCGCTGGAAGTACACATCCTCGAGATCGGGGGCCACTGCAGTGAAGCCATCACCGGGGTCGCTGGCGCTGTGCACGTGGATCACCGGGCGGCCGCCCACCAGGCGCGAGGACAGCACCGTGTAGCGCGCCTCGTGGTCGGCCAGTTCGGAAGGCTCCACCTGCTTGCGCCAGACCTGCTGCTGCAACGCCTCGATCGCATCGGTGGGGCGACCGGTCAGCAGCACCTGGCCCTTGTTCATGATCGCCATGGTGGGGCACAGGTCGGTCACGTCCTCGACGATGTGGGTGGACAGGATCACCGCCACGTTCTCGCCGATGGCCGCCAGCAGGTTGAGGAAGCGGTTGCGCTCTTCCGGATCAAGGCCGGCGGTGGGTTCGTCGACGATCACCAGGCGCGGGTCGCCCAACAGCGCCTGGGCGATACCGAAGCGCTGGCGCATGCCGCCGGAGTAGGTGCCCAGCTTGCGCTTGCGCGCATCCCACAGGTTCACCTGCTGCAGCAGGCCATCGACCACCTCGCGGCGCTGACCGCGCTGGGTCAAGCCCTTCAGTACGGCAAAGTGCTCCAGCAGGTCCAGTGCGCTGACCTTCGGGTACACCCCGAAATCCTGCGGCAGGTAGCCCAGCCGGCGGCGCACGGCATCCTTGTCGCGCAGCACGTCGATCGGCGCTTCACCCGGAATGCTCAGGGTGGCACTGCCGCTGTCGGCTTCCTGCAGGGTGGCCAGCGTGCGCATCAGCGAGGATTTCCCCGCGCCGTTGGGCCCGAGCAGGCCAAACATGCCGCGGGGAATATCCAGTGTGACCCCGTTCAACGCGTGTACGCCGTTGGCGTACGTCTTGGACAGCGAATCGATCTTCAGCATGCGACGTACACCTTTCCGTGTGTTGATCTGCTGTTTATCGCGCTGAACGGGGGCGGCGTCATGCCCCTTTGGTCATGGTGCCCCCAGACGATGGCCGTCCCAACGGGTGGGCTGGATATACTCGTTTACGCCCCGACGCGGAAAAGGACATCCGGTGCGCATCGCATTCTGGTCAAGCTGGTTGCTGTTGATCTCCCTCAGTATCGGGCTGGCGCTGTCGCTGGCCGATTTCCGTACTGCCACGCATTACGCATCCGCACCGCTGCAGCTGGAACCGGGCACGCAGCTGACGCTGGAAACCGAGCGGCTGTTGCCGGGGCGGCCGCAGCTGTCGTTGACGTTCCAGCGTCCCCCGCCGGACTACGACCAGCCGGACCCCGTGCTTGGCAACTGGCAGAACAGTCAGCACGCCGGTTTCCTGCGCTTCCGCACGCCCGGCGAGCCGATCAGGCTGAAAGTCGAGCATGACGGTCGGCACGCGATCTATCGGGCCATGCCGGTCAGTTCGCATGGCTCGGGTGAGGTGACGCGCGAATTTACGCCGGACGAACCCAGCGCATCGCCCACCGATTTCCAGTGGCCGCCACTGGCCTCGCCGCTTACGCTGGGTGCTGGCAACCTGCACCTGAAGATCACCGTTGTGGAGGTCGGGCCTGGCCTGCGCGGAGAAACCGCGACACTGGGCCTGGAACCGGGCCTTCAGATGAAAGTGACTGACGCGGACTATGGTTGGTTGTGGCTGCTGTTTATCGTCAAACCAGCGCTTCAGCTGCTGCTGGCACTCTATGTGGTGGTGATGCTGGCGTGGAGCTGGCGCAGGGGACGCCGTTGGTGGCGGGGCAGGGCGGAGTCGTGAAATCTTCCTGAATGCGTTAACAGCGGTGCGCTGGATCACACAATGCGTCGACAGGGGCGCCGATAGGCTTTCCCCCTCAAACGTCGACGTCGATGCAGGCACGCATGCGGATCACAACCGGAATTGAAGGACTGGACAGCATCATTGGCGGCGGGCTGCCGCAGGCGCGGCTGTACCTGCTTGAGGGGCCGCCGGGCTCCGGCAAGACCACGCTGTCCCTGCAGTTCCTGCTGGAAGGCCTGCGGCGCGGCGAGCGCTGCCTCTACATCACCCTGTCCGAGACCGCCGAGGAGCTGCGCGAAGTCGCGTTGGCGCACGGCTGGTCGCTGGACGGCCTGCACCTGTTCGAGCTGGGTTCGGCCGAAGGGGCAATGGGCAATGGCCGCCTGCAGTCGGTGCTGCATTCGTGGGAAATGGAGCTGGACGAGACGGTCAACCTGATCATGTCCAAGGTGGACAGCATCGGGCCGACCCGGGTGGTGTTCGATTCGTTGTCGGAACTGCGCCTGCTGGCGCAGGATTCGCTGCGCTATCGTCGGCAGATCCTCGCACTCAAGCAGTTCTTCGCGCCCAAGAGTGCGACGGTTTTCCTGGTGGACGACCTGACGTCCACCGGCGATGAGCGCGACGGCCAGCTGCACAGCCTGTGCCACGGCGTGGTCTCGCTGGAACGCCTGACCCTGGACTTCGGCCCTGCCCGGCGCCGCATGCAGGTGCAGAAGCTGCGGGGCGTCGATTTCGTTGCCGGCTACCACGACATGGTGATCCGTCGCGGTGGCGTGCAGATCTTCCCCCGCCTGATCGCCTCGGAACATCACGGACGGTTCGTCGGAACGCCCATCAGCAGCGGCGTGGCCGAGATCGACCGGCTGCTGGGCGGCGGTCCGCTGCGCGGTACCTCCACCCTGTTGACCGGCCCGGCCGGCAGCGGCAAGACCAACGTGGCGCTGCAGTATGTGTGGGCGGCCTGCGAGCGCGGCGAGCGCAGCTGCATCTTCGAGTTCGACGAGCGCGTGGGCACGCTGCTGGCACG
This region includes:
- a CDS encoding GNAT family N-acetyltransferase; translation: MEFRMLAPAAPAAPECEQLAQWYHAQWGKDAGFTLEDERLRLRKPKDAQGFPHLLAAIDDGQVVGAVQLKRGEMPGFPEYEHWLGSVYVADSQRGRGLASTLVEHAVKQARSMGISQLYLQTESLDGGLYARLGWKPVVESDTRGFPVLVMVRGLSA
- a CDS encoding alpha-amylase family glycosyl hydrolase; the protein is MRGALSAAVSLVLFAGHASAAPRPAYVGTTEPFASDAVYFVVTDRFVNGDPSNDHRDQGGKHRNFDIPVPCPDKVDGNIGYLGGDFRGVLDNADYIRNLGFGAVWITPIVDNPDEAFTGSKPISCTSTLTDRGKTGYHGYWGINFYTLDEHLPSRDLDFAGLTKGLHGAGLKVVLDIVGNHGSPAWTMPKRQPQFGQIFDKDGRLIADHQNLPPQKLDPKHNPLHAFYNNIGPVDSKDGSIFDGNLAELSDFNQANPAVMDYLVGAYLQWTAQGVDALRIDTIGWLPHPWWHEFVNRIRAQHPGMFMFGEAFDYNAASIAEHTWPANANVSVLDFPLRGALEQAFGSAGKGFETLAEPLHLTGGPYANPYELMSFYDNHDMPRLQASDSGFIDAHNWLFTARGIPVVYYGSETGFMRGRAEHAGNRAYFGQPRVDAAPQSPIFAPLQRIAKLRESTPALQRGLQVNERLQGDEAVFFRVLQHGDVAQTALVLLNKGDATKTFSVDRYLQPGLWRDALDGGQVTVKGSLKAEVPAHGVKVFVLDADVQQPALQAELDKAMADQLARDQRLKR
- a CDS encoding SseB family protein, which gives rise to MTDLAPQTPIETLLKAAMDGTVPIRAFMEAFVASQVVLLTGSLVTPDGSGFDPLLFDKQGTLHVAVFTDPARVGIYSQQAEHQVRWLMLDVLRRVPGGYGVVINPGTTLGFEISPSGVGEILKDFSQG
- a CDS encoding M1 family aminopeptidase; protein product: MILTFFRFELREQLRSPLLWLLAFLFAALAFAAASSEAVQIGGGVNNVHSNAPIVIARFMGIFTMMGMLVSTLFISNALLRDFELGTSELIFASPIKRRDYLAGRILAAICASLVVYLIIALGIFLGPFMPWMDKARVGPVSLASYAWTFTWIVLPNVLFTTALLSLLAALTRSILWVYIGLVGYFVLYGVSASLLSDIDNVWVATLTEPLGMRALGRTVRYWAAEQSNTRLPEVAGYLLANRALWLGVAAVLFAATFALFRTERTGSGRRRWGRRQAVASADAPRPAAITAPRVRPRFSAATGWHQFVRQVRFDTLGVLRGVPFIVLLVLGLANFIPAALHQSAVYGTPIWPVTTEMLSALQGAYSWLLVIIVLFYSGELVWKERAVRLNEVNDAMPVPNWVPLLARLTTLVVIVACFQAIGAVVSMAMQLVQGYTHLEPLLYLKVLALGSVFYVLMGGMALVLQVLTNNKFFGYALLIVVMIAQVALGLLDYTQNLYNFGNWPNAPYSDMNGYGHFLPGQLVFQAYWGLLLAALLFLASAFWVRGVGASARDRLKLAARRLRGPTGAGFAVSLLGFVALGGWLYWSTNIRNEFLSPDQQRDLQVRYERELSKYRNLPQPRIIAVDNRVDLHPETQSMVIDADWTVRNTHAAPISDIHIAMGDDRNLVKVDLGGQTLAFHDVDLGYRIYRLATPLQPGEQRQVHFRVEQRPKGITAGQAPSNIVDNGTFFNSTLLPSFGYDPRGELEDRNERRKRGLGEPTRMPKLEDEAARANTYISDDADWLDFRTTICTAPDQVALAPGYLQHETTVNGRRCFSYAMDRPMLNFYAYLSARWQVKKAMYKDIPIEVYFDPAHAYNVDRMIEAVQKSLAYYEANFTPYQHRQVRIIEFPGYQSFAQSFANTIPYSESIGFIADLRDPDKVDYVFYVTAHEIAHQWWAHQVIGANVQGATVLSESLSQYSALMVMEKEYGRAHMRQFLKTELDRYLAGRGGERIEELPLERVENQQYIHYRKGSLVFYRLREEIGEQALNRALQRFLQDKGYQQPPYTTSRELLDYLRAETPADRQQLLSDLFEKITLYDNRLETASARKRTDGRYDVTLKLHAAKVHADGQGKETPAALDDWVEIGVFANGPSGKERDQKVLYLQRHHITTAAPTITVTVDAKPDEAGFDPYNKLIDRVSEDNRRKVTM
- a CDS encoding ATPase domain-containing protein — protein: MQARMRITTGIEGLDSIIGGGLPQARLYLLEGPPGSGKTTLSLQFLLEGLRRGERCLYITLSETAEELREVALAHGWSLDGLHLFELGSAEGAMGNGRLQSVLHSWEMELDETVNLIMSKVDSIGPTRVVFDSLSELRLLAQDSLRYRRQILALKQFFAPKSATVFLVDDLTSTGDERDGQLHSLCHGVVSLERLTLDFGPARRRMQVQKLRGVDFVAGYHDMVIRRGGVQIFPRLIASEHHGRFVGTPISSGVAEIDRLLGGGPLRGTSTLLTGPAGSGKTNVALQYVWAACERGERSCIFEFDERVGTLLARASALDIDLEKHLRSGLLEILQIDPAEVSPGEFSWNLRKSVEERNCRVLVIDSLNGYVTAMPQEKQLMLQLHEMLSYLNQKGVATFMINPQHGLVGTMSTGSLNVSYIADAVVLFRFFEAKGRIRKAISVIKNRGGAHEDTIRELKIDGRGITVSAALADFQGILTGTPEFVGDSAALLGQSDVR
- a CDS encoding ABC transporter ATP-binding protein, whose amino-acid sequence is MLKIDSLSKTYANGVHALNGVTLDIPRGMFGLLGPNGAGKSSLMRTLATLQEADSGSATLSIPGEAPIDVLRDKDAVRRRLGYLPQDFGVYPKVSALDLLEHFAVLKGLTQRGQRREVVDGLLQQVNLWDARKRKLGTYSGGMRQRFGIAQALLGDPRLVIVDEPTAGLDPEERNRFLNLLAAIGENVAVILSTHIVEDVTDLCPTMAIMNKGQVLLTGRPTDAIEALQQQVWRKQVEPSELADHEARYTVLSSRLVGGRPVIHVHSASDPGDGFTAVAPDLEDVYFQRLRLQARARAA